The DNA region GGCATCAGAGAGCCACTCTCTTACGAGTGATCTTATTACAGTATTGTCCGGAGCAAAATATGTTATCGGTTCGGAGCGTTTCCCGTTCGGAGGCTGTAAGAAAAACTTTTTATACAATATCATTGTGCCTGACGGGGGTACTGACAAACATCAAACCAGACGAAATACTGAGATTGTAGAATACATAGGCGTGCCTGTAAATGATATTTCCGAAAGGATTTACATCTCTGATGACGAGAAACGTAAAGTGAAAGAGAAATTCAACGAAGCTTATAAGCAGAACCTGTGCGCAGGCCTGCACATAGGAGCAAACAAGAGGGAGAACAGGTGGCCTGTTTCAAAATTTGCAGAAACAGCAGAATTTCTTTATAGAAAGTACAACATTAAACCGGTTGTTTTCTGGGGGCCGAAAGAGAGCGAGCTGTCCGAAGAATTTGCTGATTTGGTCACAGTGCCGGTTCACATGATTCCGCCCTCAACTCTCAGGCGTCAGGCAGTACATTTTTCTCTGTGTGATGCTGTAGTATGCAATGATACCGGAATTATGCATCTGTGTGCTTCTGCAGGCACACCTCTTGTTGCTGTTTTCGGCCCTACTGATCCGGCATTATGGAAGCCTCAGGGAGATAAATTCCGGGCTGTAAGGTCCGCTGACCGCAGGACAAACAACGTATCAGTGGAAGATGTAGAGGAAGAATTGTCGCAAATTCTTGATAAAAAGATATGAGCCTGTTAATTTTTTGGATATAAACAGATGATTTCAGCACTTGTAATTACAAAAAATGAAGAAAAGAATATTTCCCGGTGTATAGAAAGCATAAGCTGGGCAGATGAAGTTATCATAGTTGATGCTGAAAGTTCAGACAGAACATGTGAAATTGCCGAAGCTCTTGAAGCAGAGGTAATTATCCGCAAGTGGCAGGGTTATGTTGCACAGCGGATGTTTGCATTATCAAAAGCAAGAGGAGACTGGGTTCTGTTTGTTGATGCAGATGAAGTTGTCACTGATGAGCTGAGAGAAGATATTCTTGCCAGAGCAGGAAAAGAAAAGTATAACGGTTATTATATGA from bacterium includes:
- a CDS encoding glycosyltransferase family 2 protein, whose protein sequence is MISALVITKNEEKNISRCIESISWADEVIIVDAESSDRTCEIAEALEAEVIIRKWQGYVAQRMFALSKARGDWVLFVDADEVVTDELREDILARAGKEKYNGYYM
- a CDS encoding glycosyltransferase family 9 protein → MKSSGERYNLRIWNRIDQYFKHNILRFFEKIAARKLLSPDQINWDHVNSILIVRPHDQLGDFLLSSAAWRAVGKAFPHLRTGLVARSYAADAALNHPYIDELIIFYESGFQWNFRRMAFFWKNLYKRWDMAIVLASESHSLTSDLITVLSGAKYVIGSERFPFGGCKKNFLYNIIVPDGGTDKHQTRRNTEIVEYIGVPVNDISERIYISDDEKRKVKEKFNEAYKQNLCAGLHIGANKRENRWPVSKFAETAEFLYRKYNIKPVVFWGPKESELSEEFADLVTVPVHMIPPSTLRRQAVHFSLCDAVVCNDTGIMHLCASAGTPLVAVFGPTDPALWKPQGDKFRAVRSADRRTNNVSVEDVEEELSQILDKKI